Proteins encoded together in one Vanessa cardui chromosome 19, ilVanCard2.1, whole genome shotgun sequence window:
- the LOC124537801 gene encoding adhesive plaque matrix protein: MVRGATSVLTLALAWACIVQASVLVPTYVLPPDSFVRDQRSLGPRPDSDPAESQRMIKRLIGGHMKIKSEREYGKSKNSINLDSKSESGKFAGVIVPELSGGTVGWNQGIWDDGMLMSSAGEGKGDTGKMKEDEEDKKTLSDQVAEGKYGLIQNEIFSKDPKRPGILSYEPNSETRSKDNLQSLGGLKKDEIWLAEDHLLVLKGGSFPERTKETENRPWPPIDNYEAPRRQVKLPQKPKVPPPFPVRLSDDGPLIFLTPNGSIPAPIFPPFPAGEGEGTLSSPPFIYSAGASYAPGDNQRNSTSGGAPLPGPPFPFLPGNASEGFPYFASINGSFPEGFPPGAAFLPPPSNQTDLYDEDDPSIYYPPPYNFSYHTDYKSSVPAGPLVPGIILPPPPDFFAPLEEKSTTEAVKTRPAITTNTRSKTTTKRPSSVPVVHRGKYKTRPTTTETTKITDIPTTIETEIVTTPKQRKPQRVTPTPVRNPVRVQNLPDEIVTKPKTEKPVYKTRTKLTSKPLSVSVYYDYPDQIYDTKTPTTTEKPYIIYKIPQKISNDVAKDITSTSVPLRSYYTQNDEPTTKLQPVYNRRPNEDAIASFYFFDEQPKSSPTPETYFDGRNYYKTVPSQTSHIQNQNANSQSGFSPSVDVAYGSIDQADALFLWPQKQGSRTLTQEYFSVQKPRPQVYVQQVKQRPDPFYQQIADIQQTLELYTTKRPKSHSHRPHSNKQKPVTARPVYQFSYDTKPRQEKLTFRAPKLDPEPFRPMVSYSKPFNFENEFNAISPTVSPGYHQQYLVENLQVTTENPTSSRYYPKTKPREEDYEDTLYNKDVAPNSNINHIPIQTGKPNTHKHPSTTPNPISNGYYTKQDEKYFDDITKNSFDVFGQKLEDGTHDINGLAVTPPLETVKTPIDNNLNQQYAYEIVDSQSPNEPSLYKDTEVNDRLPRPNVNPYSESIQQGSPNARLVQSSKPPSLLDDTLVNDRYPRPEINPDSEFIPIPNPGYRKAQPYRVQTQVQRPQYTGEQYDLNRPSLAGDTAVNYRRPLPPVNPNAEWIGPVNTAGEGRPGSYVSYRLPGEGAHVYFLTPQAAHATRERYRSPGYGR, from the coding sequence ATGGTGAGAGGGGCGACGTCAGTGCTTACGCTAGCGCTGGCATGGGCGTGCATCGTTCAAGCTAGCGTCCTTGTGCCCACCTACGTGTTGCCGCCCGACTCGTTCGTGCGCGATCAACGCTCCCTCGGCCCACGACCCGACAGCGACCCCGCCGAGTCCCAGCGGATGATTAAACGTTTAATAGGGGgacatatgaaaattaaatcagAAAGAGAATATGGAAAATCCAAAAATTCTATCAACTTGGACTCAAAAAGTGAAAGTGGTAAATTTGCAGGAGTTATTGTGCCAGAATTGTCGGGCGGAACCGTAGGATGGAATCAAGGTATCTGGGATGACGGCATGCTCATGTCAAGCGCCGGCGAAGGAAAGGGTGACACGGGAAAAATGAAAGAGGACGAAGAGGACAAAAAGACGTTATCTGATCAGGTGGCCGAAGGAAAATATGGCTTGATACAAAACGAGATATTTTCGAAAGATCCTAAGCGGCCAGGAATTTTGAGTTACGAACCTAACTCAGAAACTCGGTCAAAAGATAATCTGCAGAGTCTTGGAGGTCTTAAAAAAGATGAAATATGGCTTGCAGAAGATCATTTACTAGTTTTAAAAGGAGGCTCATTCCCAGAGCGTACAAAAGAAACCGAAAATAGACCTTGGCCACCAATCGATAACTATGAGGCGCCTAGAAGGCAAGTAAAACTACCACAGAAACCTAAAGTGCCACCGCCCTTTCCAGTACGACTCTCCGACGACGGACCGCTTATCTTCCTTACACCGAACGGCAGTATCCCTGCGCCCATTTTCCCACCCTTCCCTGCAGGAGAAGGCGAAGGCACTTTATCTTCTCCGCCATTCATTTACTCAGCGGGAGCGTCCTACGCCCCGGGTGATAATCAGAGAAACTCTACTTCCGGGGGAGCGCCGTTGCCAGGTCCTCCGTTCCCATTCCTACCCGGGAATGCGAGCGAAGGATTCCCTTACTTCGCATCCATAAACGGCTCTTTTCCAGAAGGCTTTCCTCCGGGCGCAGCATTTCTACCACCACCCAGCAACCAAACAGACCTATACGACGAAGACGACCCTTCGATTTATTATCCGCCGCCATACAATTTTTCTTATCACACTGACTACAAGAGTAGTGTGCCGGCTGGACCTTTAGTACCTGGAATAATATTACCACCTCCACCTGATTTCTTTGCGCCTCTTGAAGAGAAATCAACTACAGAAGCTGTTAAGACCAGACCTGCTATTACAACAAACACTAGGTCTAAAACAACCACAAAGCGGCCTTCATCAGTGCCTGTGGTACACAGAGGCAAATATAAAACACGACCGACGACAACGGAGACGACAAAAATTACAGATATACCTACAACTATAGAAACAGAAATTGTCACAACTCCAAAACAGAGAAAGCCGCAACGTGTTACACCAACACCAGTTAGAAATCCTGTCAGGGTTCAAAACCTTCCAGATGAAATAGTAACAAAACCGAAAACTGAAAAACCAGTATACAAAACACGGACGAAACTTACATCGAAACCTCTCTCGGTGTCAGTATATTACGACTATCCAGACCAAATTTATGATACAAAGACTCCAACAACAACTGAAAAACcttacattatttacaaaatcccacaaaaaatatctaatgaTGTCGCTAAAGATATAACATCAACGTCGGTGCCTTTAAGATCCTATTACACTCAAAACGATGAACCTACAACTAAATTGCAGCCTGTGTATAACCGAAGGCCAAATGAAGATGCAATTGCTTCCTTTTATTTCTTCGACGAGCAACCTAAAAGTTCTCCAACACCTGAAACATACTTTGATGGAAGAAATTACTATAAAACTGTACCAAGTCAAACATCacacattcaaaatcaaaatgcgAATTCACAATCTGGATTCTCTCCATCGGTAGATGTTGCATACGGATCGATTGATCAAGCTGATGCTCTATTTTTATGGCCACAAAAACAAGGTTCTCGAACACTGACACAGGAATATTTTAGCGTACAAAAACCTAGACCGCAGGTTTACGTGCAACAAGTGAAACAACGACCAGATCCGTTTTATCAACAAATAGCTGACATTCAACAAACCCTCGAGTTATACACAACAAAGAGACCAAAGAGTCATTCTCATAGGCCCCATTCTAATAAACAGAAACCGGTAACGGCCCGACCAGTTTATCAATTCAGTTATGACACGAAACCTCGGCAAGAGAAATTAACCTTCAGAGCTCCAAAACTAGACCCCGAACCATTCAGACCAATGGTCAGTTACAGTAAaccatttaattttgaaaacgaGTTTAATGCTATTTCTCCTACCGTTTCACCTGGTTACCATCAACAATACTTAGTTGAAAATTTACAAGTTACAACAGAAAACCCAACATCATCGAGATATTATCCAAAAACTAAACCGAGAGAAGAAGATTACGAAGACACGCTGTACAACAAAGACGTTGCTCCGAATAGCAATATAAACCATATTCCAATCCAAACCGGCAAACCCAATACACACAAGCACCCCAGTACTACACCTAACCCGATCAGTAACGGTTACTACACAAAGCAAGATGAAAAGTATTTTGATGATATAACCAAAAATTCCTTCGATGTTTTCGGCCAGAAACTAGAAGATGGAACTCATGATATTAATGGTCTAGCAGTTACACCTCCACTGGAAACTGTTAAAACACCTATTGATAACAATCTAAACCAGCAATACGCCTATGAAATCGTCGACTCGCAAAGTCCTAACGAACCATCGTTGTACAAAGATACAGAAGTCAATGATCGGTTACCGCGTCCGAATGTTAATCCATACAGCGAATCAATACAACAAGGATCACCAAATGCTCGACTGGTTCAATCGTCAAAACCACCATCACTACTAGACGATACCTTAGTGAACGACAGATATCCCCGACCGGAGATAAATCCCGACAGCGAGTTCATACCAATACCGAACCCCGGCTACAGAAAAGCTCAACCGTACAGAGTACAGACGCAGGTACAGCGGCCTCAGTATACTGGTGAACAGTATGACTTGAATAGGCCGTCGTTAGCCGGAGACACCGCCGTGAATTACAGGAGACCCTTGCCGCCTGTAAATCCGAACGCTGAATGGATCGGTCCGGTTAACACTGCCGGCGAAGGAAGACCGGGTTCGTACGTGTCGTACAGACTGCCAGGAGAGGGCGCACACGTGTATTTCCTAACACCGCAGGCTGCACACGCAACCCGAGAGAGATACAGGTCGCCCGGTTACGGACGGTGA